In Phaseolus vulgaris cultivar G19833 chromosome 10, P. vulgaris v2.0, whole genome shotgun sequence, a single genomic region encodes these proteins:
- the LOC137818309 gene encoding uncharacterized protein encodes MIQNLSPSLVLAFGTQLVYKESPLPFPTMVVRFLVLSLLISGIHAISISEGKGLIQSNGEAQQLLGKLYGISMEEARILKEKVDETENGCKDEVVSTTRIAQGGSSGGGGKKGKTGTGGSADVTRRPRQSSAPSKPHFWVSTFNLCVSMAISVTLFPFHWI; translated from the exons ATGATTCAAAATCTGTCACCCTCACTTGTCCTAGCCTTTGGCACCCAACTGGTTTACAAAGAATCACCCTTGCCTTTCCCTACCATGGTGGTGAGATTCCTTGTTCTTTCCCTACTCATCTCAGGCATTCATGCCATATCAATTTCAGAAGGTAAAGGCCTGATCCAGAGCAATGGAGAAGCACAACAACTTCTTG GGAAATTATATGGAATAAGCATGGAAGAGGCaagaattttgaaagaaaaagttGATGAAACTGAAAATGGGTGCAAAGACGAAGTAGTTAGTACTACAAGAATAGCACAAGGTGGAAGTTCAGGCGGTGGAGGAAAGAAAGGAAAGACAGGAACTGGGGGCAGTGCAGATGTTACTCGCCGGCCACGCCAGAGTTCAGCACCCTCAAAGCCTCACTTTTGGGTCTCAACATTTAATCTATGCGTAAGCATGGCTATATCAGTCACATTATTTCCTTTCCACTGGATCTGA